From a region of the Paenibacillus sp. R14(2021) genome:
- a CDS encoding stalk domain-containing protein, which produces MHSVGKKNDKPVRNGRRLLVWTLGAALLTQPLLIALPAFASAADNDTAIQMAVQQQLVRVSEEMITAGAKRVDYSWTSKPGAGAVLSNVHVIEVDLNNPYVKLDVMNGKAGSVSGVSSVGNMVSKSGAVAGVNGDYFNTANGKGSPIGAEVQGGSLVVSPSKLTGMYAFAVTADHKPTIDTYSFEGAVTAGDGTTFALTGINKAAYKTEPDDGYSHANAMYIYTSAWTQSRPDASDSSTTPTEVLVQNGVVTQFADNAMITGTVPADGYILRTHGKAAQYAREHLQIGTAVTASYNLIAQSTGQKVDANALQMLIGGHTILVDQGAAAKFSRSTSSISPNSDRARTALGYTKDGQKVLIITVEDSGSSQGVTLAELQQLMVKLGVWRGMNLDGGGSTTMVSRPLGETATQLSFPTEYGSTQRQVANGLGVFSTAPAGPLMGIKASGSSVLFIGQQASYALKAYDTFYNPVDPGTMTPQWSANASFGAFAGNTFTATKAGQTTITVKSGKVTDKWGVEIIGGDAISLMSVDASSLVLEQGKTLSVPVHVTLNDGRKLTVPSSSVKWELRGFKGTVQDGVLTIDSVNPDAAAGYVIAHYDGFSSMAVLATGTDKKFDNFETQTYPISFQGTNGVGGTAAVVTGLPGTNVSGVLQLQYDFTNGSGTKAAYAVLNGTGRKVEGNPSAMSIDVMGDGSLNWVRAEFIDSKGAAHLVTLAKQVDWVGWKSLKVNLPADEMAYPVTLKRLYVASLEDGQDERQLTGAIGYDNIAFQYAAVVAEPPHKRIDLKLGSKSAAVGGQPYKLDVAPLLLQGTTYLPLRFVTEAMGAQVDWDAALKRVTVLRGNQLLEMRVGQQDYVLTGTRKQSDVAPITRSGRTLVPIRLVSEQLGLHVNWDGKLGTITVE; this is translated from the coding sequence ATGCATAGCGTAGGGAAGAAGAACGACAAGCCGGTCAGAAACGGCAGACGATTACTGGTATGGACACTCGGAGCTGCGCTGCTGACGCAGCCCTTATTGATAGCATTGCCCGCTTTTGCATCCGCCGCGGATAACGATACAGCCATTCAAATGGCGGTGCAGCAGCAACTGGTTCGCGTGAGCGAGGAAATGATTACAGCCGGCGCGAAACGTGTCGATTATTCGTGGACAAGCAAGCCTGGCGCAGGCGCTGTGCTTTCCAATGTACATGTCATTGAAGTGGATTTGAACAATCCATATGTGAAGCTCGACGTTATGAACGGCAAAGCCGGATCGGTATCTGGCGTGAGCTCGGTCGGCAATATGGTCAGCAAGTCGGGAGCGGTTGCGGGCGTAAACGGTGATTACTTCAATACGGCGAACGGGAAGGGCTCGCCGATTGGGGCAGAAGTACAAGGCGGTTCGCTCGTAGTCAGCCCCTCCAAGCTGACGGGGATGTATGCGTTCGCGGTAACAGCCGATCATAAGCCGACGATTGATACCTATAGTTTCGAAGGGGCAGTTACTGCAGGGGACGGTACGACCTTCGCGCTGACAGGCATCAACAAGGCAGCCTACAAGACGGAGCCGGACGACGGCTACAGCCATGCCAACGCGATGTATATTTATACGAGCGCATGGACGCAGTCGCGGCCGGATGCGAGCGACAGCTCGACGACGCCGACGGAGGTGCTGGTCCAGAACGGCGTGGTGACGCAGTTCGCCGACAATGCGATGATTACAGGCACCGTGCCGGCAGACGGCTACATTCTGCGCACACACGGGAAAGCGGCGCAGTATGCGCGCGAACATCTGCAGATCGGAACGGCTGTAACAGCGAGCTATAACCTGATCGCGCAATCGACGGGACAGAAAGTAGACGCGAATGCGCTGCAAATGCTGATCGGCGGCCATACGATTCTGGTGGACCAGGGAGCTGCGGCGAAATTCTCGCGCAGCACGAGCAGCATCAGCCCCAACAGCGACCGGGCGCGCACGGCCCTCGGTTATACGAAGGACGGCCAGAAGGTGCTGATTATTACGGTTGAAGACAGCGGCAGCAGCCAAGGCGTCACGCTGGCGGAGCTGCAGCAGCTGATGGTGAAGCTCGGCGTATGGCGCGGAATGAACTTGGACGGCGGCGGTTCGACGACAATGGTATCGCGTCCGCTGGGAGAGACGGCAACACAGCTGAGCTTCCCTACAGAGTACGGCAGTACGCAGCGCCAAGTGGCGAACGGACTAGGGGTCTTCTCGACCGCACCGGCCGGCCCGCTCATGGGGATCAAAGCCAGCGGCAGCAGCGTGCTGTTTATCGGACAGCAAGCCTCATACGCACTGAAGGCGTACGACACCTTCTATAATCCGGTAGACCCGGGAACGATGACGCCGCAATGGAGCGCAAACGCGTCGTTCGGTGCTTTCGCGGGCAATACCTTTACGGCTACCAAGGCAGGCCAAACAACAATCACCGTCAAGTCCGGTAAGGTAACCGATAAATGGGGTGTGGAAATTATCGGAGGCGACGCGATTTCCTTGATGTCAGTGGATGCAAGCTCCCTCGTTCTGGAACAAGGCAAGACGTTGTCCGTACCTGTGCATGTCACGTTGAACGACGGCCGTAAGCTGACGGTGCCTTCTTCGTCTGTGAAATGGGAGCTGAGAGGCTTCAAGGGGACAGTGCAGGATGGTGTGCTGACGATCGACAGCGTGAATCCGGATGCAGCTGCGGGCTACGTGATCGCTCATTATGATGGTTTCTCGTCGATGGCGGTACTGGCGACAGGAACTGACAAAAAATTCGATAATTTTGAAACCCAGACCTACCCAATTTCGTTCCAGGGTACGAATGGTGTAGGGGGTACCGCTGCAGTCGTGACGGGATTGCCAGGAACTAATGTTTCTGGTGTCCTGCAGCTGCAGTATGATTTTACGAACGGAAGCGGGACGAAAGCGGCATATGCCGTTCTGAACGGTACGGGCCGCAAGGTAGAAGGCAATCCATCCGCCATGAGCATCGACGTCATGGGCGACGGCAGCTTGAACTGGGTACGTGCGGAGTTCATCGACAGCAAGGGTGCCGCACATTTGGTTACGCTTGCGAAGCAGGTGGACTGGGTGGGCTGGAAATCGCTCAAGGTGAACCTGCCGGCTGACGAAATGGCTTACCCGGTTACGCTGAAACGACTCTATGTCGCATCGCTGGAGGACGGCCAGGACGAGCGCCAGCTGACAGGGGCGATCGGCTACGACAACATCGCCTTCCAGTACGCCGCGGTCGTGGCTGAGCCGCCGCATAAGCGGATTGACCTGAAGCTTGGCTCGAAGTCGGCTGCAGTCGGCGGACAGCCTTATAAGCTGGATGTCGCTCCGCTCCTGCTGCAAGGGACGACCTATCTCCCGCTGCGGTTCGTCACGGAGGCCATGGGCGCTCAAGTAGACTGGGATGCCGCGCTCAAGCGAGTCACGGTGCTAAGAGGCAATCAATTGCTGGAAATGCGCGTAGGACAACAGGATTACGTGCTGACAGGAACCCGAAAACAGTCGGATGTAGCGCCGATCACCCGCAGCGGACGTACATTAGTCCCGATCCGTCTCGTATCCGAGCAATTAGGCCTACATGTCAATTGGGACGGCAAATTGGGCACGATTACCGTCGAATGA
- a CDS encoding Ig-like domain-containing protein has product MFKTPLAEAAAAGPAISSLSPSANTTNVPLNTNLIIAFDENVRKGTGGATIQIRRQLDNVVFESYVVATDSKIAVGTGTNKNLVTITPSTNFALNTSYYVTIDQGAFANEGNGANFAGLTSAVSWSFTTIASADVTPPSLDTTVPFKPANGAVAGVSTKLTLRFSEPVYAANGNITVTNIAQPGDMQSISVNAPGVVGSSTEFISITLNNTLQGNSTYEVIVPNGSFQDASGNKFIGVSSAQWRFTTGAPPLGDPTLTPANNAYAVSVSTNLTLSFPGKVSANTGSITIRNIADNAIVQTIDANSGYVSYVPNAGGTDVIVNPPADLAPSRGFYVLIDAGAFKDTYSPSKQYQGISDARTWSFITDPGNDMTPPTLLADRKPLGTQATQTLSLEMNFSEPVYPGTGNIIIRSSPSGAVFASLPVTSDKVNGGGTSKITVTDASIVYVSNNAYYVEIGGQAFSDAKGNYFVGIQGSGGWQFTVTQDNIKPAIVAQNPASGATDVPLLGVKLEAMFSEPIQLGSNASAIKIKRIGGTAADVIAASFSIDPNNNSKLVITVNGNMAASTEYYVEIAAGAVTDMAGNAFDGILNQYQWTFRTSNSSTGAPSVTKADLIGYSKIAITFNKNLNNSVATTPFPANFYVTVNGAGRTITGVSISGQVVTLTLQTPAAYGQVIKVSYSAGTNPIKDLAGTSAANFSNINVTNVPDTTVPKQVSGLISGNIIILTLSEEIVELSPNAYSQFAVTIDGYSRSVTQISSSGSSVFLTISGNAVTIGQNVTLSYSPSSYPLRDMSNNALPAFSGFYILNGQDTKAPILQNITVSGAIVTLIYDEAMNGALVPPASSFYVTVNGSARSVYSVSVNGMQVTLTLASSTTAADVVLVSYVGGSPALTDLGGNSAPAFSGVKTGGSATTLALNGIIAKGSTVTISFASPLNTSYSVSTTQFSVKVNNGIRPVSSAAISGSSVVLSLYTPVGIGDAVKVSYSNNGVGPRSTTGAMPASFTDVSVANQTTWADNTGNDYEAAADGGLSIKTTAATTTQTVSPAGTSVNQFVLTAEKVTSAYNAIRSVGGMVPRVVFTVPSTENAASVALPLGALEDVKKATSNASIAVAYKSVTYEIPLSALNFTQLAQMMNAGGAVGQLIVSIDTNAGSLGTALTTQLNGTRAQTLVNPVSFELAVSSNGQTKSVSDFSGFVTRTIKTTGGLDGRQVSVVWMDPQTGKLSYAPTQVTQVGGQSVITFKRKGNSVYAVVKGAVSYTDLNKHWARNDILLLANKYIVEGSTLTAFAPDKAIMRGDFAMFIAKGLGLTGDRSAAAKFKDVNSSTVLAAYIGAASKAGIVAGMTDGSFKPNSPITREQMASMMVRAASAAGVQISLKSNAADTLKKFKDRGKIGTWAQSDVAKAVEAAIINGQTANTFGGKKNATRAEAAVMVKRLLAYVDFLDI; this is encoded by the coding sequence ACAACGTAGTGTTTGAATCGTATGTAGTCGCGACGGACAGTAAAATCGCTGTCGGGACGGGTACGAACAAGAATCTCGTGACGATTACGCCAAGCACGAATTTTGCTCTTAACACCAGTTACTACGTTACCATTGACCAAGGAGCTTTTGCAAACGAGGGAAATGGTGCGAACTTCGCCGGATTGACAAGCGCGGTCAGCTGGAGTTTCACAACGATTGCGTCAGCGGATGTAACGCCGCCTTCACTTGATACTACAGTTCCCTTCAAACCGGCTAATGGAGCGGTAGCAGGAGTGAGCACGAAGCTTACGCTGCGCTTCAGCGAGCCAGTTTACGCTGCAAATGGGAATATTACGGTAACAAATATCGCTCAACCCGGTGATATGCAATCCATCAGTGTCAACGCACCAGGAGTGGTTGGAAGTTCGACAGAATTTATCAGTATTACGCTGAATAACACGTTGCAAGGCAATAGCACTTATGAAGTCATTGTACCAAATGGTTCATTTCAGGATGCATCGGGAAACAAGTTCATTGGCGTTAGTTCAGCGCAGTGGCGGTTTACTACTGGGGCCCCACCATTAGGAGATCCAACACTGACCCCGGCCAATAATGCATACGCGGTTAGCGTGTCGACTAATCTTACGTTAAGCTTCCCCGGAAAAGTATCAGCGAATACGGGGAGTATCACCATTCGCAATATAGCCGATAATGCCATCGTTCAAACGATCGATGCTAACTCCGGTTATGTGAGCTATGTTCCTAATGCAGGGGGGACGGATGTTATCGTAAATCCGCCCGCTGATTTGGCTCCGAGCAGAGGTTTCTACGTTTTGATCGATGCGGGTGCTTTTAAGGATACGTACTCACCGTCTAAACAGTATCAAGGTATTTCGGATGCTCGGACTTGGAGTTTCATTACCGATCCGGGTAACGACATGACGCCGCCAACGCTGCTTGCAGACCGCAAACCACTGGGGACACAAGCCACGCAGACACTAAGCCTTGAAATGAATTTTTCGGAGCCGGTATATCCGGGAACGGGGAATATTATTATCCGATCATCGCCGTCTGGTGCAGTATTCGCTAGCTTGCCTGTCACTTCCGATAAGGTAAACGGAGGCGGGACATCTAAAATTACGGTCACAGATGCGAGTATAGTGTATGTGAGTAACAATGCCTACTACGTGGAAATTGGGGGTCAGGCATTTTCTGATGCCAAAGGCAACTATTTTGTCGGCATTCAAGGTTCGGGAGGCTGGCAGTTCACGGTCACGCAGGATAACATCAAACCTGCGATTGTGGCACAAAATCCGGCTAGTGGAGCTACGGATGTACCGCTTCTAGGTGTGAAGCTGGAAGCTATGTTTAGCGAGCCCATCCAATTGGGATCGAATGCTTCCGCGATAAAGATCAAACGTATTGGAGGTACCGCTGCAGACGTCATTGCTGCGTCATTCTCCATCGACCCAAACAATAATAGCAAGTTGGTTATTACCGTCAACGGAAATATGGCTGCATCCACGGAGTATTACGTGGAAATCGCTGCTGGAGCTGTGACTGACATGGCAGGAAATGCATTCGACGGTATTTTGAATCAGTACCAGTGGACTTTTCGGACATCGAATTCTTCGACGGGTGCGCCTTCAGTCACTAAAGCTGATTTAATTGGATACAGCAAGATAGCCATTACATTTAACAAAAATTTGAATAACAGTGTAGCGACAACGCCGTTTCCAGCAAACTTCTATGTAACCGTTAACGGAGCAGGCCGCACAATAACCGGCGTTTCCATTAGCGGGCAGGTCGTCACGCTTACGCTTCAGACTCCTGCTGCATATGGCCAGGTAATTAAGGTCTCATACTCGGCCGGAACAAATCCGATTAAAGACCTTGCTGGTACATCAGCGGCTAATTTCTCCAACATCAATGTTACCAATGTTCCAGACACGACTGTGCCGAAGCAAGTCAGCGGCTTGATCAGTGGGAACATCATTATATTGACGCTCAGTGAGGAGATCGTAGAACTCAGTCCTAATGCGTACTCGCAGTTCGCGGTAACGATTGACGGATACTCTCGCTCAGTTACGCAAATATCGAGTTCGGGAAGCTCGGTCTTTCTTACAATCAGCGGAAATGCAGTAACGATAGGACAAAACGTGACTTTGTCGTACTCGCCTTCTTCCTATCCTCTTCGGGACATGTCGAATAATGCCCTTCCAGCATTCAGCGGCTTCTACATACTGAATGGGCAGGACACGAAGGCACCTATTCTGCAAAACATTACAGTCTCGGGCGCGATAGTTACGCTTATTTACGACGAAGCCATGAACGGCGCGCTGGTTCCACCGGCATCCTCATTTTATGTGACCGTAAACGGCTCGGCGCGATCAGTCTATTCCGTCTCTGTTAATGGCATGCAGGTGACCTTGACACTTGCCTCTTCAACAACCGCGGCAGATGTTGTTTTAGTTTCTTACGTGGGCGGCTCACCAGCCCTGACGGATCTTGGCGGTAATTCCGCCCCTGCCTTCAGCGGCGTTAAGACGGGCGGATCGGCAACGACACTTGCCTTGAACGGCATTATAGCCAAAGGCAGTACGGTAACGATCAGCTTCGCGTCCCCGCTGAATACGTCGTACTCGGTCTCCACGACGCAATTCTCGGTGAAGGTGAATAATGGAATCCGCCCGGTATCGAGCGCAGCAATCAGCGGCTCGTCCGTTGTCCTCAGCTTGTATACGCCGGTTGGCATAGGCGATGCGGTGAAAGTCAGCTACAGCAACAACGGCGTTGGGCCGCGCTCCACCACAGGCGCGATGCCGGCTTCCTTCACAGATGTCAGCGTCGCGAATCAGACGACGTGGGCCGACAATACCGGCAATGACTATGAAGCGGCTGCAGACGGCGGACTGTCCATTAAGACAACCGCGGCAACGACAACACAGACGGTATCGCCTGCAGGCACATCAGTGAATCAATTCGTTCTGACGGCAGAGAAAGTAACGTCTGCCTACAATGCCATCCGATCAGTAGGCGGCATGGTGCCTAGGGTCGTATTCACGGTACCATCGACCGAGAACGCGGCTTCCGTCGCGCTTCCGCTAGGCGCGCTGGAGGACGTGAAGAAGGCAACATCCAACGCCTCGATCGCGGTTGCTTACAAATCGGTCACGTACGAGATTCCGCTCAGCGCGCTTAATTTCACCCAGCTTGCGCAAATGATGAACGCGGGCGGAGCAGTCGGCCAACTGATCGTATCCATTGATACGAACGCCGGCTCGCTGGGAACGGCGCTTACGACGCAATTAAACGGGACAAGAGCGCAGACGCTTGTGAACCCGGTCAGCTTCGAGCTTGCGGTATCAAGCAACGGACAGACGAAGAGCGTCAGCGATTTCAGCGGTTTTGTTACGCGTACGATTAAGACAACCGGCGGTCTGGACGGCAGACAAGTATCTGTCGTATGGATGGATCCGCAGACGGGCAAGCTCTCCTATGCACCGACTCAGGTGACGCAAGTCGGCGGACAGTCGGTCATCACGTTCAAGCGCAAAGGCAATAGCGTGTATGCCGTTGTAAAAGGAGCGGTCAGCTACACCGATCTGAATAAGCATTGGGCGCGCAATGATATTCTCTTGCTTGCCAACAAATACATCGTCGAAGGCAGCACCTTGACCGCCTTTGCGCCGGATAAAGCCATTATGCGGGGCGACTTCGCGATGTTCATCGCAAAAGGCCTAGGGCTCACGGGAGACCGTTCGGCCGCAGCGAAGTTCAAGGACGTTAATTCGTCGACAGTCCTGGCGGCTTATATCGGGGCTGCAAGCAAAGCGGGCATCGTGGCGGGCATGACGGACGGCTCCTTCAAGCCGAATAGCCCGATTACGCGGGAGCAAATGGCTTCTATGATGGTGCGTGCTGCAAGTGCTGCAGGCGTCCAGATCAGCTTGAAGAGTAATGCTGCCGACACCTTGAAGAAGTTCAAGGACCGCGGGAAAATCGGCACATGGGCGCAGTCCGATGTGGCCAAAGCGGTAGAAGCTGCCATTATCAACGGCCAGACGGCCAATACGTTCGGCGGAAAGAAAAACGCAACGCGCGCAGAAGCTGCCGTAATGGTAAAGCGGCTTCTCGCCTATGTAGATTTTCTAGATATTTAA